The following proteins come from a genomic window of Terribacillus aidingensis:
- the psiE gene encoding phosphate-starvation-inducible protein PsiE produces the protein MRIETHTKKKRTKATIATVLQYVLNVALILLAIAISILLVKELIDIITNSLFNEGNTSRLAFLNNILVFFLYFEFIAMIVKYFQEDYHFPIRYFLYIGITALIRLIVVYHESALYTLYYCGAILLLVMCYFIMNRANERSKKEDF, from the coding sequence ATGCGGATAGAAACACATACAAAGAAAAAACGGACGAAGGCAACCATTGCAACCGTCCTGCAGTACGTATTGAATGTAGCCTTGATTCTTTTGGCTATCGCCATTTCCATATTGCTAGTGAAGGAATTGATTGATATTATCACCAACTCCTTGTTCAATGAAGGCAATACTTCCAGGTTGGCATTTTTGAATAATATCCTGGTATTTTTCCTGTATTTCGAGTTTATTGCCATGATCGTGAAGTATTTTCAGGAGGATTATCACTTTCCGATCCGGTATTTCCTTTATATCGGTATCACAGCGTTAATTCGTCTGATTGTCGTTTATCATGAGAGTGCGCTATATACATTGTATTACTGTGGTGCGATACTCCTGCTTGTTATGTGTTATTTCATTATGAATAGAGCTAATGAAAGATCAAAGAAAGAAGACT